The Shewanella mesophila genome contains the following window.
GTGGGGTTGGTTGGGCGCGAAACGCAGATGGCCGCTATCGACTCATCGACATTTAGCTGGTCAAAGTCAACATGGTACTTAAACATACGGTCGTCTAGCATCTCGATCTCAGGGCGATAGGAGACAAAAATATCATCATCGAGCCCTGCGTCACTGTAACCGATATACTCAGGTGTGAGGGGTAACAGAATTTTCTTAAGGCTACCGTCTGCTTGAGTGCCTGCAAACAGGTTAAAGAGGTAGAAAAATGCACTCTGGCTACCATTGGTTAGGCTAATGTTTTTCTCGGTGATCTCCCAGCCATAGGTGTCACGCAATAACTGAGCTAAGGATGTGAGAAAGCCATTTTTACCCTGTGGGCCATCATAATTGCCTACGGCGGCAACCAAGTCACCATTTTTCAACATATCGGCGCTAACTTGGTGAAAGTAATCCTGCATTGCGGGGATCACGGCGGGGTTACCTCCGCCGAGCATTATCGCTCCAGGCGTTCTCAGGCCATCATTGAGATCATCCATCAAACGAGTAATGCCAGAATAACGATTAAACTTCTTACCAAACTTTGAAAATTGCATTGCGCCGAACACCTTGAAAACGAAAATTTCCCATTATTGGCGCCTGTAGTAACAATATTTTGCGGTAAACGCACATGTTTTTTGAATTTTAGTCGCCGTATTTGGGGAACATCATGTTTTACTGCAAAATTGGCTACTTTTACTGTGCGATGGCTCATAGATCTTGGTTGATCTGATGTTGGTGACAGAGGAAGAATAATATTCCGCTCACCGCGTAACTTCATTGCCATCTGTTGCTGCATTTCTTACTATAACTGTCATTAGATACGTTCGTATCCTCCTCATTTTCAAACGAGAACTGATGAAATTTATCCATACTTCGGACTGGCATATCGGTCGTCAGCTACATAATCAAAGCTTGCTGGACGATCAGCGTCACGTGTTAGCGCAGATCATCGAACTAGCCAAGGCGAACCAAGTCGATGCCTTAGTGGTGGCCGGTGACATTTACGATCGCTCTGTGCCGCCCGCCAACGCCGTGGCGCTGCTCGATGACGTGCTTAATCAAGTGGTCAATGATCTCGGCATTCCGGCTATTTTAATTGCCGGCAACCACGATGGGCATGAGCGGTTAGGCTTTGCTTCGCGGCAGATGCTGGGCAGTGGCTTACATATCATTGGGCCTATTAGTGACACTGTATTGCCCATTAAAGTAGGAAGCGCGAGTGGCGATGCGCTATTTTATCCGCTGCCCTATGCCGAGCCAGCGACGGTGCGTCATCTATTTGAATGTGATGTGTCTAGCCATGAGGCGGCGATGGCAAAACTGCTTGAGCAGATCAGCGAGCACGATAGTCAAGGCTTGCCAAAGGTAGTGATCAGCCATTGTTTCCTAGATGGCGGCAGTGAGTCAGATTCAGAGCGCCCCTTAAGCATTGGCGGCGCAGACAAAATATCGCCGAGTTTATTCGCGGATTTTTCCTATACTGCACTCGGTCATCTGCATGGGCCGCAGTATAAAGGGGAGGAACACATTCGCTACTCAGGCTCAATTTTAAAGTACTCCTTTAGCGAGCAGCATCAAAACAAATCGGTCACCTTAGTTGAAATTGATGCATCGGGGAAGGCGAGTGTTGAGCTATTGCCGCTAACGCCAATGCGTGACGTGCGTATCATCGAGGGGCTACTTGATGAACTGTTAACACTTGGCGTTAGCGATCCTCATCGAGAGGATTATTTGATGGTGCGTTTAGCCGACAAAAACGCCATCTTAGATGCTATGGGGAAATTACGAGCGGTTTATCCTAATGTGTTACATCTTGAGCGCACTGGGCTGATGGCCCAAAGTGAGCAGCTTGCCATTCGAAGCGATCACATTAAAAAAGGCGAGTTTGAGATGTTTAGCGACTTCTTTAGTCAGGTCGCTGGTGAGTCGATGAGTGACGAGCAGAAACAGTTGATGACGGATATTCTCGACAGCTTGCATAAAGCGGAGGATAACCAATGAGACCCTTGAACTTAACTATGACTGCTTTTGGTCCTTTTGCTAGCGAGCAGATCATCGATTTTAATACCCTTGGCAAAAATCCCCTGTTTCTTATTAACGGCCCAACAGGGGCGGGAAAGACCACCATTTTGGATGCCATCTGTTTTGCGCTCTATGGTAAAACTACCGGTGATGAGCGTGAAGGTTCTCAGATGCGCTGCGACATGGCAGATGATGAGCTATTGACCGAGGTGAGTTTTACATTTGAGCTAGGTCAGCATCAATACCATATTCGCCGCGTGCCAGAACAACCTAGAGCCAAAAAGAGCGGTGATGGCTACACGCTACAAAAGCCAGAAGCTCAGTTAATTTGCTTTCACAGCGATGGCTCCGAAGTCTTGCTTGTCGCGGCTAAGGTATCAGAGGCTACGGCGCAGATAGAGCAATTAACTGGGCTAGATGTCGATCAATTTCGTCAAGTCATGGTGTTGCCACAGGGTAAGTTTCGCGAGTTATTGATGGCCGATTCCAAGGCTCGCGAGAAAATTTTTAGTCAGCTATTTCAAACTCACATCTATCGCAAAATTGAAGACAAGTTAAAACAGCAAGCCTTAGGCATTAAAAAAGAGGTTGAGGCGATGCGTAATCGCCGCGACGGTGTCTTGCAAGGTGCAGAGCTTGATAATGACGACGCGCTGAGTGATGAGCTTAAGGCGTTGGCTCCCGAGCTTGCCAGCGCTACGGCAAAAAAGGTTGATACTGATAAACAAGTTCAGCAAGTGAGTCAGCAATTAGAGCAGGCGAAGCAGTTAACCGATGAGTTTTCCGCGCTAGCGCAGCTTAAGTTATTGGCTCGGCAACTCGATGAGCAAAAAACGCAGATAGATCAACAGCAGCAACAGTTATTCGCAGGGCGCAGTGCTAAGCTGCTACAACCTGTTTATCAGGCTGCAGAATCTCGTCAGCTTGAATTAACCCAAGCCTCCGAGCAGCAGCAAAAGTCGCAAGCTCATCAACAGCAGAGCCAAGATTCGCTTAATCGAAGCCTGGCCGCCATAGAGAAGCTGCCTAATTTAGAAGCTCAGCAGCAACAGACATTAGCCACTGCCCAGCAGCGTCGAACATTATTACCGCAGCTCAAACAACTTGAGCAGCTTAAAGCCCATGTAGCTCAAAGTCAGCAGCAGATGTTGAATGCCGAGCAGCAAGGTAAGCAGACAAAAACAAAACTGGCGCAGTTAACCGATGAAAAACTCGCTGCTCAGGCTCGAGTGCCAAAGCTAAAAGCCCATAGTCAGCAATTGCTGATCTTGCAGCAACAGATAAGCGATACCAAACATCATCTGCAGTTCTTCGCTCAGTGGCTGCGCGGCCATTCAGAGATTGAGCAAATCAATGCACGCTTAGTCGCCGCAAAAGAGCGTGGCGCACAATTGAAAGAGCAGCATCAAGCGCGACAAGTTCATAGTCAAACGTTAACGTTGCGCTGGCATCAGGGCCAAGCGGCCATCTTAGCGGCGAAGTTATCTGTCGGAGAAGCCTGTCCCGTGTGTGGCAGTCTTGAGCATCCACAGCTGGCACGAAGTGAGCAAATACTCCCCACTGATGAGGAGCGTGAAGCAGCGCAAGTCAATGAGCAGAGTGCACTGACCGAATTGACCAGCGCACGCTCCGATTACCGTCAATTAATCGAGAAGTTAAAGGATGTTGAGCAAAGAAACCATGAGCTGAGTGAACAGTTACCAGATATAGATAGCCTCACTCAAGCTGGCTTAGAAACAGCGTTAGGGCAGCTGGAGCGAGAATTTGCTGAGGCGAACAAGGCGCAGCAACAGCTGGCTGATATTGAGAGTCACCTTGCTGCGGTGCAGCAGCAAGAACAGCAGCTTAATCAGCAGCTTGACCAAGAGCGGGAACAATATCGTCAACTGGAAAAACAGTTTAATGAAAGTGCGGGGCAGCTTAAGCAGTTACAAGCCGCGATACCGCAAGAGCTGGTGGATTTAGCCGCGCTAGAGCAAGAGATCGCTAAGCTTGAGCAAGATGCAGCGCAGTTGAAGTTACAAATTTCATCTCTGCGAGAGCAACATACACAAGCCGAGCAGCAATTAGCCAGCGCCGCAGCGCAACTGCAATCGGCGAATGACACATGGGCGAGAGCAAATGAGCAACATCAGCTTGCCGTTAGTGAATTTGAGCGGCAGTTGCAAACCTCTAAGTTTGATTCCTTGTCCGCATTTAAAGTTGCCATACTAACAGACGATAGCATTGCGGCTTTAGAGCAGGAGATCAAGCAATATGAGCAGCGCTGTATTACTAACCAAGCGAACATTGCTCAGTTAGAGACTAAACTAGCCGACTGCACACAGCCCGATATCGCGGCAATAACAGAGGCTAAGTCGCAACTTGAAACAGTGCAGCAAAATGTGCTTAATCAGTGGCAGCAATTGAGTGGGCGTATGCGGCAACTAGAACAAACTACTGAGCAGCTCAAAAGCCTAGATGCGCACTCGAAAAAACTTGAAAAGCAGTATGGAGTCGTTGGGACACTGTCTGATGTCGCCAATGGCAATACTGGCAATAAAATTAGCTTGCAGCGCTTCGTGCTGAGCGTACTGCTCGATGACGTGCTGCTGGAAGCGAGCCATAGATTGCAACTGATGAGTAAGGGGCGTTATCGCTTATTGCGTAAAGAGGATAGGGCTAAGGGCAACAAGGCCTCAGGGCTCGAACTTGAAGTTGAAGATGCCTATACCGCGAAAGTGCGCTCTGTGGCGACCTTAAGTGGTGGAGAAAGCTTTATGGCAGCTTTATCCATGGCGCTAGGATTATCGGATGTGGTGCAAGCTTATGCTGGTGGCATTAAGCTCGACACCCTGTTTATCGATGAAGGTTTTGGTAGTCTAGACCAAGATTCACTCGAACTTGCGATCCGCACGCTAATGGATCTGCAGTCGGCTGGGCGCATGGTTGGGGTTATCTCCCATGTTACCGAGATGAAAGAGCAGATAGGCAGCCGCATCGATATTGTTAAGAGTGCGATGGGCAGTAAAGTAGAGCTTATTCTTCCTTAGAAAACGTCAAAATTGGAAAAGAGAAACCTGCTGTTAAGGCAGGTTTTTTTATCACTTTATCTCTGTTTATACTGCCTCCAGTTTCATTTACAGCCATATCTTCGATAAATTTGTGTGATCGATCTGTTTGTGAATTACATTTTTTTTGATATAACTGTTCATCAACCCGCCATTTCATGGGGTATTGGCGGGGAAAATGTTCATCATAATAATGAAAGTCGAGGCATAGGTTGCGTACAAGTAAATTTTCTTTTTTGAATATGTCTCCATCTCGGTTACTAGCGTTACCTGCGCCCCATAGAAAAATATTAATGGCTGCGAGTCTGCTGGTGGGGATATCGCTATTGTGGCCAAGTCAGAAGCAGGTTTTACCTCAGCGCATTCCTGTGACACTCGATGTCGAATCTCTGGTATCTAATCTCTCTGCAACCGAAACCGACACCATTGCAGAAATCCATCCCAATTATGTCAAAACCATCGTTAGCGGAGATACCTTAAGCGGATTATTCGTTGAGGCTAACCTTGATCAGCAAACCATGTATAAAGTGCTTGAGGCGGATCTTGATATTTTGGCACTAGATACCCTTAAGCCTGGAAATATTATTCGTTTTTGGCTCGATAATGACGGCCAATTAACTAAGTTGGAACTGTATTTTAATGCCGCTCGCCAAGTGGTCTTTAGCCGCTACGAAGAGGGCGGCTTCAAGGTTGACGAAATTAATATCGAAGGGATTTGGCAAAATAAGTCGCTAGTTGGTGAGATACAAGGCTCGTTTTATCTATCGGCGCAGCGAGCTGGATTGACTGCTGCTGACATTCAACGTGTCGAATCATTACTCAAAGAAAAACTGAATTTTGCGCGTGACTTACGTGCCGGTGACGAGTTTTCTGTACTCATGAGTGAGCAGTATATCGATGGTGAAGTCACTGGGAATAGCGATATTTTGGGAGTTCATATCCAGCGTGGTCGCAGCGCTATCAACGCCTATCAAAACAGCGATGGTAACTTTTATGATGAACAAGGACGCAGTCTCGCCAGAGCATTTCAACGTATTCCGCTACAAAAGAATTATCGAATTAGTTCACGGTTTGACCGTCATCGTCATCACCCGGTAACAGGCCGCACTGCGCCTCATAATGGCACCGATTTCGCGACTCCGACGGGGACTCAAATTATTGCACCGGGTGACGGTATCGTCTCTATGGTGACCGACCATAGATATGCTGGTAAGTATGTGGTGATCGAACATGGTAATAAGTATCGCACCCGTTATCTGCATCTTTCCAAAGCATTAGTGCATAAAGGGCAGCGGGTTTCTCGTGGTCAAGTGATTGCCTTATCGGGCGCTACCGGTCGTATTACGGGGCCGCATCTTCATTATGAGTTCCATGTTAATGGCCGCCCAGTCGACCCGATGAAAGCCGACATTCCGATGGCCAGTACCTTGTCTAAGAAGCAGATGACTGAATTTAGCCAATTGGTGAAAGTGCGTAAGATGTTAATGGGACAAGTGTAGAATCGTCTCAATTTCTCGCTGAGATGTAAAAAGTAAAAACCACCTACGTCAATAGGTGGCGAAATTCACTCTGCCACTACAACCATCAATTAGTTTTCGTCTGAAATCAAGTGAATGAAAGTGATGGAGTAGACTATGTTGAATGGCTTATAAGCTGATTTAACCATATCTCCGTTAGACTCAGTGTTACAGTAAAGCTTTGCTAGCGGTGCTGCGCAAACTTCTAAATTAGGGTAGAAAAGCTCCCTGTTTAGGCGTATATCAAAAGTCACCTTCTTAAGAAGGTGGATTCTTTATATAGATGCGTTTTCTAATTCGAGCATGGTTAGCCAAAGCCTCAAATCAAACTCCAACTGGTGATAATCACCTTCCATATGACAGCAGAGCTGATAAAACGCCTTGTTATGATCTTTCTCTTTTAAATGAGCAAGTTCATGTACAACCACCATACGTAAAAACGGCTCTGGTACCTGCTTAAGCTTGGATGAAATACGGATCTCATTTTTTGACTTAGTCTTACCACCATGATTTTTGGCGATATAGCTGTGCAGGCCTAAGGCTTGCTTTTTTAGGGTGATTTTGTCGTCATAAAGCACTTTGTTGAGTGGCTGAGACTTTTTAATATACCGATTTTTAAGGGCGATGGTATAGTCGTACAACGCTTTATCGCTGCGTAGTTCGTGGAGGTCTGGGTAGCGCTTCTCAAGTACAGATCGGAGTCTGTTCTCGGCGATAAGAGTGTCGACCTGAGATAAGATTTCGTTGCTGTAGCCTTGGAGGTAAGTCAAAGTATTCATTATGATAAACCGGGCTAATGTAGCCCGGCGAGCCTATTGGCAGTAGAAGTAAAGTGATTTAGCGAAATGGCTAATTATCGACTATTCGTCTTTAGCAAATATGCGTTGGTTATGCAGAGTATAAGCCACTTCAAATGCACTCTTTTGAAAACGCTTAAGATCGAGCCCATCAAAGTCAACCATCGGTGGGTTACGCTTCAGTTGCTCTTTCATCGTTACTGGTGAAATAAGGTGCACGGGCAAACCGCATAACTGAATCGCCGCTTCCATCTTAAAACTGGTGGCACTGCCTGCTAGTTTTCCCTTTTGCTCGCGCTCGATTAGTGCAACTTCATCGACTTTGTAGTCTTCCATCAATTTAGCGAAAGCAAAGTGAAACTCTTTAATTGATTCTGTCTTGGCTGAATTGGATACCGTTAATGAACGAGAACGGCATTCTGGCACGTTAAAAGTATCACCTTCATAACTTAATAAACTGATGATGGCTTCGCCACCTTTTAACTCAATGCCACAAACTCTCATGATAAACCTAATATAAAAACCATAATGACGCTTATTGTAACCTTAATTGGTCAAATGAGCAGTAGTTGCGAAAATAAATTCACATAGAAAATTGTTGTTTAGTGATTTTCTTTGATAACAAATTGAAAAGAGCGGTGCGATGACCGCTCATTTTGAAATTAATCTTCAGGGGTGTCTTGCAGTTTTGATTTAGGCTTGCGCAACATAGGTGCATCACCCACATCAATACCGGTAATAAAGCGTTTATCACGATTGTCTTTTGCTTTAGTCGCCGATTTGGCTTTGGTTGGACGAGCCTTCGCTTTTGTCACCTTTTTCGCGGCACTTTTACCTGGGTTAGGTTTCGCTTTTAAACCACTGAATTTGGGTTTTAGCCCCTCAATTTCACTCAGCTCGAAGTTTTTGCGCAAAAATAGCTGCACTTGCTTAAAGTTGTCCCAATCTTTAGGGCCAACGAGAGAGAGTGCATCGCCTTTCGCTCCAGCGCGTCCAGTTCGACCTATGCGGTGGATATACTCTTCTGCCAACTTGGGCATGTCGAAGTTAATCACTAAGGATACATTAAGCAGATCTAAACCCCGTGATGCGACATCTGTGGTAACTAAGATCTGTTGTTGACCGCGACTGAACTGGTCCATGATCTGATTTCGCGCCGATTGCTTAAGCTCTCCACTTAATGATGCTGTGGTAAACCCTTGCTCTGCCAGCTTTAGCGCGAGTCTGTCTGTGTCATTTCGGGTGGCCGTGAAGATTATCACTTGCTTGTGTTGCTGCTTTTTAAGCAGGGCCAATAGTAACTTTTCTTTATGATCCAAGTGGTCGCAAAGATAGATTTTTTGGGCAATATCTTGGTTTTCAACATGGGATGCGCCAATTGAAACGTGTTCAGGCTCTTTTAGCAGTTCGCTGGCGATCTCATTGATTTGACCATGATCTAAGGTTGCCGAGAACATCAAGGTTTGACGGCGCTTATGATCGGCGGCTTTGTTGATGGCACGCAGTTGATCTGCAAAGCCTAAATCCAACATCCGATCTGCTTCATCCAAAATCAGTAATTCAAGCCCATTAAGATGCAGATGATTTTGTTTTAGGTGATCGGCTAGGCGTCCAGGTGTTGCCACCACAAAATGGGGGTCTCTTGCTAAGCCTTTTGCCTGATCATTGAAGTTTTCACCACCCAAAATCTTCATCGCTTTATATTGGGTATTGGCCACCAATAGTCGAAGCTGGCTATACACTTGGGTTGCTAGCTCGCGAGTGGGCAATAAAATAAGTACACGAGGATCGCGTTTACTTAATGCTCTAGTGGAGATAACGCGCTGCATCGCTGGCAATAAAAAGGCGAGGGTTTTCCCTGAGCCAGTTTTAGATGATGCCATTAGATCTCTTCCCGATAGGCCTACAGGTATCGATTGCTCTTGGATCTCGGTCGGCTTTTCGATGCCCATATGTTCTAGGCTGGTTAGTAGGCGTTTATCGAGTGAAAAATCTGAAAATTGCAAAGGTGTGCTCCAAAATAACGGTAAGGCGGCATTATACATCGACTTGTACGTTTCAGCCATTAGCATTGATGTTTGTTCATAGTGCGGCGCGCTGGAAATTGAACTTAGCCGAATTATTTTCCGGCTAAAGGCTGATTGGCTAGATGCTTTAACATATGATGAAGTTATTCGTGGTGTAAACACCCACTGTTAATCGAGATGGATCCTAACTAGATGGAGAGTAATTAGATGGCGAATATTGGCATCGCTTTGGGCAGTGGCGCCGCAAAGGGATGGGCACACATAGGCGTGCTCAATGAACTGGCAAAAATGGGCATTAGGCCAAACAAGGTTGCAGGCTGTTCGATAGGCGCTGTTGTCGGGGCGGCATATGCTCAAAACAACTTAGATGATTTACAACAATGGGTCAGTAGTTTTTCGAGTTGGGATGTACTTGGCTTGATGGATCTGAGTTGGCGTAAAGGCGGCCTTATTGGTGGTGAGAGAGTCTTTGATGTGATGCAGCAACATATCGGTGATCTTGATATCGAAAAGATGAACTTACCTTTTGCGGCAGTGGCCACCGATCTATACAACGGCCAAGAGATCTGGTTCCAGAAGGGAAGTCTACGTCATGCAGTAAGGGCATCCTGTTCGATGCCAGGAATTCTACCGCCGGTAAAAATTGGTGAGCGATGGCTAGTCGATGGAGCCGTTGTTAATCCAGTCCCTATATCGGTAAGCCGAGCGATGGGCGTTGACTTAGTGATTGCAGTCGATCTGTATGGCCACAGGAAAACGCGCCTCGAACAGTTACCCGTATCGCTCTCGTCTAGTGATAAGGTCGTCGAGGGCAAGCATGATAAAGATCGTGGTCAAGAGGTTGGTTTCATGGATTTGCTGGCGCGTGGTCGAGAGTATGTGTCTGGGCTAACCGATAAGTTCTCCTTGGGAAATAACAGTCAACCTGGCATGCTGGCGGTTATGTCCCAATCGATGGATATTCTTGAGCAGCGCCACAAGCGCATTCGTTTGATGGGCGATCCGCCAGATCTCTTGATCACCCCGAACGTTGCCGATATTGGTACTATGGAGTTTCATCGCGCCGATGAAGCGATTGCGGCCGGCGAGTTTGCGGTTAAACAAGTCGCGCATATTATTGAGGCTAGGTTTGCTGAGCGTCATGCCTAAGACGTATTCATTATGTTTTGTCTCCGCTTAACAGGGAGAGCGTAGAAAGTGTTTTAGGCTGATCATAAAAAACGGCTTAGTTTTTGCTTTGTTGGATGAATCGTTTAGTAGTCGATATTTTGACAATGAATCCAATTAGTAGCCTTCTATCTTCACCTAATAACACAATCGCAACAGAGGCTTATGGGAATGCTGTTAATAGTGAACCCCAAAGTCAAACGAGTTCCGTACACAGTGATAAAGTTAGCCTGTCTAATAAGGCTAATACCGATAAGGTGACGGGGCCGGCGATTGCAGAAGAGGCTGTGTCATTGTCTCCTCGAGCAATACGCGCTCAAAAAATTGAGGCAATGGCTAAAGATTTCTTTGCTGACGGTCAGTTTACCACGGCTCAAATTCCCAAACTGATCCAGCGTTTGCATCAAGATGGTATTTTGTCTGACACTCAATTAAATCGTTTAAGTTCGGCAGGCTTTGATATCCCCGAACCCAGTGCGCAGAAACAAAGTCTAACGGATTTCATTGACGAGCAAAAAGAGACCTTAGCGCAGACAGATCCCGAGAGCGTATTAATGACGGTTCTCGATGATGCTAAATCAGTATTGGGTAATATGGATAGCGTTGATGGGGCGCTGTACAGTCAAAAAGCGGCCAGAGTGTCAGCCCAGTTGTCGGTATTTATTAATGGTGACATGCCGATGGAACAGCTTGATAAGAAGCAGTGGCAGGGGCTTAAGTCAACAATGCAGTTAGCAGCTTCGATGGGTAATTCACAACAGTTTTCGGGACAAATGAACAGTTATTTGGCGTTATCTAAGCGGATTACGTAATTTCTTAACAGTTATCCACAG
Protein-coding sequences here:
- a CDS encoding exonuclease SbcCD subunit D — translated: MKFIHTSDWHIGRQLHNQSLLDDQRHVLAQIIELAKANQVDALVVAGDIYDRSVPPANAVALLDDVLNQVVNDLGIPAILIAGNHDGHERLGFASRQMLGSGLHIIGPISDTVLPIKVGSASGDALFYPLPYAEPATVRHLFECDVSSHEAAMAKLLEQISEHDSQGLPKVVISHCFLDGGSESDSERPLSIGGADKISPSLFADFSYTALGHLHGPQYKGEEHIRYSGSILKYSFSEQHQNKSVTLVEIDASGKASVELLPLTPMRDVRIIEGLLDELLTLGVSDPHREDYLMVRLADKNAILDAMGKLRAVYPNVLHLERTGLMAQSEQLAIRSDHIKKGEFEMFSDFFSQVAGESMSDEQKQLMTDILDSLHKAEDNQ
- a CDS encoding peptidoglycan DD-metalloendopeptidase family protein, whose amino-acid sequence is MRTSKFSFLNMSPSRLLALPAPHRKILMAASLLVGISLLWPSQKQVLPQRIPVTLDVESLVSNLSATETDTIAEIHPNYVKTIVSGDTLSGLFVEANLDQQTMYKVLEADLDILALDTLKPGNIIRFWLDNDGQLTKLELYFNAARQVVFSRYEEGGFKVDEINIEGIWQNKSLVGEIQGSFYLSAQRAGLTAADIQRVESLLKEKLNFARDLRAGDEFSVLMSEQYIDGEVTGNSDILGVHIQRGRSAINAYQNSDGNFYDEQGRSLARAFQRIPLQKNYRISSRFDRHRHHPVTGRTAPHNGTDFATPTGTQIIAPGDGIVSMVTDHRYAGKYVVIEHGNKYRTRYLHLSKALVHKGQRVSRGQVIALSGATGRITGPHLHYEFHVNGRPVDPMKADIPMASTLSKKQMTEFSQLVKVRKMLMGQV
- a CDS encoding DUF3010 family protein, giving the protein MRVCGIELKGGEAIISLLSYEGDTFNVPECRSRSLTVSNSAKTESIKEFHFAFAKLMEDYKVDEVALIEREQKGKLAGSATSFKMEAAIQLCGLPVHLISPVTMKEQLKRNPPMVDFDGLDLKRFQKSAFEVAYTLHNQRIFAKDE
- the rssA gene encoding patatin-like phospholipase RssA, whose product is MANIGIALGSGAAKGWAHIGVLNELAKMGIRPNKVAGCSIGAVVGAAYAQNNLDDLQQWVSSFSSWDVLGLMDLSWRKGGLIGGERVFDVMQQHIGDLDIEKMNLPFAAVATDLYNGQEIWFQKGSLRHAVRASCSMPGILPPVKIGERWLVDGAVVNPVPISVSRAMGVDLVIAVDLYGHRKTRLEQLPVSLSSSDKVVEGKHDKDRGQEVGFMDLLARGREYVSGLTDKFSLGNNSQPGMLAVMSQSMDILEQRHKRIRLMGDPPDLLITPNVADIGTMEFHRADEAIAAGEFAVKQVAHIIEARFAERHA
- a CDS encoding M48 family metallopeptidase — protein: MNTLTYLQGYSNEILSQVDTLIAENRLRSVLEKRYPDLHELRSDKALYDYTIALKNRYIKKSQPLNKVLYDDKITLKKQALGLHSYIAKNHGGKTKSKNEIRISSKLKQVPEPFLRMVVVHELAHLKEKDHNKAFYQLCCHMEGDYHQLEFDLRLWLTMLELENASI
- a CDS encoding AAA family ATPase translates to MRPLNLTMTAFGPFASEQIIDFNTLGKNPLFLINGPTGAGKTTILDAICFALYGKTTGDEREGSQMRCDMADDELLTEVSFTFELGQHQYHIRRVPEQPRAKKSGDGYTLQKPEAQLICFHSDGSEVLLVAAKVSEATAQIEQLTGLDVDQFRQVMVLPQGKFRELLMADSKAREKIFSQLFQTHIYRKIEDKLKQQALGIKKEVEAMRNRRDGVLQGAELDNDDALSDELKALAPELASATAKKVDTDKQVQQVSQQLEQAKQLTDEFSALAQLKLLARQLDEQKTQIDQQQQQLFAGRSAKLLQPVYQAAESRQLELTQASEQQQKSQAHQQQSQDSLNRSLAAIEKLPNLEAQQQQTLATAQQRRTLLPQLKQLEQLKAHVAQSQQQMLNAEQQGKQTKTKLAQLTDEKLAAQARVPKLKAHSQQLLILQQQISDTKHHLQFFAQWLRGHSEIEQINARLVAAKERGAQLKEQHQARQVHSQTLTLRWHQGQAAILAAKLSVGEACPVCGSLEHPQLARSEQILPTDEEREAAQVNEQSALTELTSARSDYRQLIEKLKDVEQRNHELSEQLPDIDSLTQAGLETALGQLEREFAEANKAQQQLADIESHLAAVQQQEQQLNQQLDQEREQYRQLEKQFNESAGQLKQLQAAIPQELVDLAALEQEIAKLEQDAAQLKLQISSLREQHTQAEQQLASAAAQLQSANDTWARANEQHQLAVSEFERQLQTSKFDSLSAFKVAILTDDSIAALEQEIKQYEQRCITNQANIAQLETKLADCTQPDIAAITEAKSQLETVQQNVLNQWQQLSGRMRQLEQTTEQLKSLDAHSKKLEKQYGVVGTLSDVANGNTGNKISLQRFVLSVLLDDVLLEASHRLQLMSKGRYRLLRKEDRAKGNKASGLELEVEDAYTAKVRSVATLSGGESFMAALSMALGLSDVVQAYAGGIKLDTLFIDEGFGSLDQDSLELAIRTLMDLQSAGRMVGVISHVTEMKEQIGSRIDIVKSAMGSKVELILP
- a CDS encoding DEAD/DEAH box helicase; protein product: MQFSDFSLDKRLLTSLEHMGIEKPTEIQEQSIPVGLSGRDLMASSKTGSGKTLAFLLPAMQRVISTRALSKRDPRVLILLPTRELATQVYSQLRLLVANTQYKAMKILGGENFNDQAKGLARDPHFVVATPGRLADHLKQNHLHLNGLELLILDEADRMLDLGFADQLRAINKAADHKRRQTLMFSATLDHGQINEIASELLKEPEHVSIGASHVENQDIAQKIYLCDHLDHKEKLLLALLKKQQHKQVIIFTATRNDTDRLALKLAEQGFTTASLSGELKQSARNQIMDQFSRGQQQILVTTDVASRGLDLLNVSLVINFDMPKLAEEYIHRIGRTGRAGAKGDALSLVGPKDWDNFKQVQLFLRKNFELSEIEGLKPKFSGLKAKPNPGKSAAKKVTKAKARPTKAKSATKAKDNRDKRFITGIDVGDAPMLRKPKSKLQDTPED